The DNA window CGAACCGGTCGTCCCACCAGTCGAGGACTTCCTCCCTGCTCGCGCGTCCCGACACCTCTCGGTCTTCCTCGGTGGCCGGGAGGCGGTCGAACCGCTGGCCGTCGTTCGTCGCCAGTTCCGTCCCGTCGTCTCCGTTTTCGCTCATTGGCCCACCTCCAGTTTCGCGCAGAAGAATCCGCCCGTGTCGTTGTGGTGCGGATAGAATCGTTTCGCCTTCCGGATGCTCTCGTCGAACTCGTCGCCGTGCCACTCCGTGAGGCCGGGTTCGGACCGCAGGCCGATGTCGTACTCGACCAGTCGGCAGTCCTCGCGCGCGAGAACGTAATCCAGAACCGCCTCGTTCTCTTCGGGCGCGAACGTGCAGGTGGAGTACACCACGGTTCCGCCTTCCCGCGTGGCCTGCACCGCGCGGCGAAGGATGCCCTTCTGGACGCCCGCGACGCCCTCGATGTGGTCCAATCCCCAATCGTCCAGCGCGGTCGGATTCTTTCGAACCGTCCCCTCACAGGAACACGGTACGTCCACCAGCGCCGCGTCGAACGCGGAGAGGCCGAACGGCTTGAGCGAGAAGTTCCGGGCGTCCTGATTCGTCACCGCGGCGCAGGTGACGCCGAGCCGTTCGGTGTTGAACCGGAGCGCCGACAGGCGACCGAGGTTGCTGTCGTTCGCCACGACGAGTCCCGTATCGTCCATCAGCGCGGCGAGTTGCGTCGTCTTGCTTCCCGGCGCGGCACAGGAATCGAGCACGCGCTCGCCCGGTTCCGGGTCGAGGACGAACGCCGGAATCGAAGAGACCTCTTCCTGTCCGTGCGTCCAGCCGTGAAACGAGGGCCACGTGTTGCCGGGTTTCCCCTCGATTTCCAGTACGTTCTCGTTCCACTCGCGCGGCGTCCACTCCACGTTTTCCTCGTCGAACGCCCGTGTCGCCTGCTCTCGGGTCGCTTTGATGCGGTTTACTCGTACGACCGAGGGTAGCGGACGCTCACACGCCGCGCGAAACGCCTCGAAATCGTCGAGTATCGGTTCGTAGCGCTCCAGTGGGTCCATTGCTCGCCTATGCGGGCGAGAGGTGTTTGTGGGTTTCGAAGCCGCCGTCGCTCCCGTCCTCGTTTTTAAGGTGAATCCACCCGAATGGACCGGTATGACGAACATCGCCGTGGTCGCGGACGACATCGAACTCGACGCACCGACGCTGGTCGAAGGGCTCCCCGGACTGGGGTTGGTCGGTAAAATCGCCACCGACCACCTCATCGAGCAGTTCGACATGACCTACTACGCGGCGGTGGACTGCGAGGGAATCCCTCAAATCGCCGTATACGAGGGCGGCGACCGGGACCTGCTCCCGCCGGTTCGGTTCTACGCCGACGAGGAACGGGACCTGCTCGCGTTGCGAAGTGACGTTCCGATTTCGTCCGAGGCCGCGCCCCAGTTCGCGCGGTGTGTCACCTCGTGGGTCGATTCGCACGACGCGACCCCGCTCTACCTGAGCGGCCTTCCACACCAGAAACAGGCCGGTGAGGTCCCCGAACTCTACGGCACCGCGACCGGCGACTTCGGACAGTTGCTCGACGAGCACGACATCGGCTCCCCGTCCGAAACCGGCGCTATCAGCGGCCCGACCGGTGCGCTCCTCCACCGCGCCAGTAGGAGCGGCGTCGGCGCTATCGGCCTCATCGTCGAGTCCGACCCCAGGTTCCCCGACCCCGAGGCGGCCCGCATCCTCCTCAAGGACGCCATCGACCCCATCGCCGGAATCGACGTGAACACGGACGAGTTGGTCGAGAGCGCCGAGGAAATCCGCGAACAGAAAGAGCAGTTCGCCCAGCGGATGCAGGAAACCGAAGAAGCCGAGAGTTCGCAGGCAAAGCCGCTCAGGATGTTCCAATGAACCTTTTACGACGGTCAGATGTCAACGGTCGCGTGCCGTAGCGCGCGACCGCTGACTGCTTCCCTGTAAAAGGTTCATCAAAAGCAGCAGAAGACGTTCCTGCTCGCTTCACTCCGCGGGCTGCGACTTCCTGGCCTTCGTT is part of the Haladaptatus paucihalophilus DX253 genome and encodes:
- a CDS encoding RsmB/NOP family class I SAM-dependent RNA methyltransferase, with the translated sequence MDPLERYEPILDDFEAFRAACERPLPSVVRVNRIKATREQATRAFDEENVEWTPREWNENVLEIEGKPGNTWPSFHGWTHGQEEVSSIPAFVLDPEPGERVLDSCAAPGSKTTQLAALMDDTGLVVANDSNLGRLSALRFNTERLGVTCAAVTNQDARNFSLKPFGLSAFDAALVDVPCSCEGTVRKNPTALDDWGLDHIEGVAGVQKGILRRAVQATREGGTVVYSTCTFAPEENEAVLDYVLAREDCRLVEYDIGLRSEPGLTEWHGDEFDESIRKAKRFYPHHNDTGGFFCAKLEVGQ
- a CDS encoding proteasome assembly chaperone family protein, translating into MTNIAVVADDIELDAPTLVEGLPGLGLVGKIATDHLIEQFDMTYYAAVDCEGIPQIAVYEGGDRDLLPPVRFYADEERDLLALRSDVPISSEAAPQFARCVTSWVDSHDATPLYLSGLPHQKQAGEVPELYGTATGDFGQLLDEHDIGSPSETGAISGPTGALLHRASRSGVGAIGLIVESDPRFPDPEAARILLKDAIDPIAGIDVNTDELVESAEEIREQKEQFAQRMQETEEAESSQAKPLRMFQ